A single genomic interval of Alteromonas sp. CI.11.F.A3 harbors:
- a CDS encoding NAD-dependent epimerase, translating into MKILVTGAAGFIGAAVSQYLINRGDDVVGIDNINDYYDIALKHARLEQVQNSAAGERFTFVKMGVEDRPEMAALFEDQKFDKVVHLAAQAGVRYSIENPNAYVDANLVGFMNILEGCRHNKVGHLVYASSSSVYGANETMPFSEQHNVDHQVSLYAASKKANELMAHTYSHLYNLPTTGLRFFTVYGPWGRPDMALFKFTKAILEGKTIQVYNFGNHRRDFTYIDDIVEGVIRSLDNVAQPNEKWNASEPDPSSSKAPYKVYNIGAQTPVHLLKFIETLEESLGVEAKKELLPLQPGDVPDTYADVSSLVNDTGYKPSTSIDVGVKNFVDWYKDFYNI; encoded by the coding sequence ATGAAAATTCTGGTTACCGGTGCTGCTGGCTTCATTGGCGCAGCAGTTTCTCAATATTTAATTAATCGCGGTGACGATGTTGTTGGGATTGACAACATTAACGATTATTACGATATCGCGCTTAAACATGCCAGGCTTGAGCAAGTTCAAAACTCAGCGGCAGGGGAACGCTTTACATTTGTTAAGATGGGTGTTGAAGATCGCCCTGAAATGGCAGCCTTATTCGAAGACCAAAAGTTCGACAAAGTGGTGCACTTGGCGGCGCAGGCAGGGGTAAGGTATTCAATTGAAAACCCAAATGCTTATGTAGATGCTAACTTGGTTGGCTTCATGAACATCCTTGAGGGATGTCGCCATAATAAAGTAGGTCATTTAGTTTATGCATCATCAAGTTCGGTTTATGGTGCCAACGAAACCATGCCGTTCTCAGAACAGCATAACGTCGATCACCAAGTAAGTTTATACGCAGCGTCGAAGAAGGCGAATGAGCTCATGGCGCATACCTACAGCCATCTATATAACCTTCCTACCACTGGATTACGCTTCTTCACCGTATACGGCCCTTGGGGTCGCCCAGATATGGCGCTGTTTAAATTCACTAAGGCCATATTAGAAGGTAAAACAATTCAGGTCTACAACTTCGGTAACCACAGACGAGATTTCACCTACATTGATGACATCGTCGAAGGGGTGATTCGTTCACTTGATAACGTGGCGCAGCCAAACGAGAAGTGGAACGCGAGTGAGCCAGATCCAAGTTCAAGTAAGGCACCTTACAAGGTATATAACATTGGTGCACAGACACCTGTGCACTTGCTGAAGTTCATTGAGACGTTAGAAGAATCATTGGGCGTTGAAGCGAAAAAAGAGCTATTGCCATTACAGCCAGGTGATGTTCCAGATACCTATGCGGATGTATCATCATTAGTTAATGACACAGGCTATAAACCGTCTACGTCTATCGATGTGGGTGTTAAAAACTTCGTCGATTGGTACAAAGACTTTTACAACATTTAA
- a CDS encoding ThiF family adenylyltransferase, with protein MFNYNEAFSRNIGWVTEAEQKKIKNTKVAIGGLGGVGGDHAIVCARMGISNFHISDLDEYDYANFNRQAGAFVSTIGEEKSVVMEKTLRDINPDAQIKNFDRGISLENLEAFLDGVDVYIDSLDIFALEIRRQVFRRCYELGIPTITAAPMGMGTAMLCFKPGGMSFDEYFAMVDAPYGADDATKERYFEDNIVRFVIGVSPSVQQRHYLVQNSSVNFMKKKVPSTCMGISLAAGVLCTNVLKLLLDRGEVVCAPKGLHFDAYRNNLIKTWRPWGNRNPLQKYMFKKVKQILEESKDT; from the coding sequence ATGTTCAATTATAACGAAGCATTCTCGAGAAATATCGGCTGGGTAACGGAAGCTGAGCAAAAAAAAATTAAAAATACCAAAGTAGCTATTGGCGGATTGGGTGGCGTTGGAGGCGATCACGCCATTGTATGTGCTAGAATGGGCATTTCAAATTTCCATATTTCTGATTTAGACGAATATGATTACGCCAACTTCAATCGTCAGGCCGGTGCTTTTGTATCTACAATTGGTGAAGAAAAGTCAGTTGTGATGGAAAAAACGTTAAGAGACATCAACCCTGACGCGCAGATAAAGAATTTTGACAGAGGGATTTCGCTCGAAAACCTTGAAGCATTTTTAGATGGCGTGGATGTATACATAGATAGTTTGGATATCTTCGCATTAGAAATTAGAAGACAAGTCTTTCGCCGCTGCTATGAATTAGGTATACCTACTATTACTGCAGCCCCAATGGGGATGGGTACAGCTATGCTATGTTTCAAACCAGGGGGCATGTCCTTCGACGAATACTTTGCAATGGTTGACGCCCCCTACGGTGCTGACGATGCCACTAAGGAACGATACTTCGAAGATAATATTGTTCGCTTTGTGATAGGCGTTTCCCCATCAGTACAGCAAAGACATTACCTCGTTCAAAATTCGTCAGTTAACTTCATGAAAAAGAAAGTGCCCTCAACATGTATGGGTATTTCGTTAGCGGCGGGGGTATTGTGTACCAATGTGCTGAAACTTCTACTAGATAGAGGCGAAGTTGTCTGTGCTCCTAAAGGTCTACACTTTGATGCTTACCGAAATAACTTAATAAAGACATGGAGACCTTGGGGAAACAGAAACCCTTTGCAAAAATATATGTTTAAGAAAGTGAAACAGATTTTAGAAGAAAGTAAAGACACATAA
- a CDS encoding serine O-acetyltransferase, whose amino-acid sequence MPSTLQLIKSDLKRKQEIFHQDGAEISLLRTCLTDGTSANILFRLAGRCAKTKILAPIALIIQHINRVYNGCVIGVSAEFGEGFVIMHPIGVVINSKVKGGINITVESGVVMGDEKGKSPTLGSHIFIGAGAKVFGPITVGDNVKVGANAVVVKDVESNKTALGIPAKSK is encoded by the coding sequence ATGCCATCTACATTGCAACTCATAAAATCTGACTTAAAAAGAAAACAGGAAATTTTTCATCAAGATGGCGCTGAAATTTCATTACTTAGAACGTGCCTTACTGACGGAACTAGTGCTAATATCCTTTTCCGCTTAGCTGGCAGGTGCGCAAAAACAAAAATTTTGGCGCCTATTGCTCTGATAATTCAACACATAAACAGGGTCTACAACGGCTGTGTAATTGGCGTAAGTGCAGAATTTGGCGAAGGTTTCGTCATTATGCATCCTATCGGCGTGGTTATAAACTCCAAAGTTAAGGGTGGAATCAATATCACTGTAGAAAGCGGTGTCGTAATGGGTGATGAAAAAGGAAAATCTCCCACTCTTGGAAGCCATATATTTATTGGTGCTGGCGCTAAAGTTTTTGGCCCTATCACTGTGGGTGATAATGTAAAAGTAGGCGCTAATGCAGTAGTCGTAAAGGACGTAGAGTCGAACAAAACTGCACTTGGTATTCCCGCGAAATCAAAGTAA
- a CDS encoding PEP-CTERM sorting domain-containing protein, with protein MKKLLLTTITAAGLVLSGQAAATPFYLDLTNDGIINPTGEIDQLDLSYVSNTEVDTATGSLVTRAGISLIGYTFGGTPPAYTDLEDLLTEPSGGETNTFTTTPNFPLAGFDPTGPSFTKLTFDLYLEGTLTPTVGVNYTSGYLDIYSFDSLNFGAGATMLMTTQLASGGIFPGEQVVQSLVTNTSITAAGQDVFFFGDGVTYQSFEDYIAATAMDIILEAAQTVSVAELEANIVASTISEGTTVLVTDDHNAGVEFQVPAPATIALFGLGLLGLAGATRKRRS; from the coding sequence ATGAAAAAGTTACTACTTACAACGATTACAGCTGCGGGTTTAGTGCTTAGTGGACAAGCCGCAGCTACCCCTTTTTATCTTGATCTTACTAACGATGGCATAATCAACCCAACAGGCGAGATTGACCAACTAGATCTTTCTTATGTGTCTAATACTGAAGTAGACACTGCAACAGGTTCATTGGTAACGCGCGCCGGTATCAGCTTAATTGGTTATACATTCGGTGGAACTCCTCCTGCGTATACCGATCTTGAAGATCTTTTGACTGAGCCAAGTGGCGGTGAAACAAACACATTCACTACAACACCTAATTTTCCATTAGCTGGTTTTGACCCTACAGGTCCTTCATTTACCAAGCTTACTTTCGACTTGTATTTAGAAGGTACTTTAACCCCTACAGTAGGTGTTAATTATACTTCAGGTTACTTAGACATATATTCATTTGATTCGCTCAACTTTGGTGCTGGTGCGACCATGTTGATGACGACTCAACTGGCTTCTGGCGGTATATTCCCTGGTGAGCAAGTTGTTCAAAGCTTAGTCACTAACACAAGCATTACTGCAGCTGGTCAAGACGTTTTCTTTTTCGGTGATGGCGTAACTTACCAGTCCTTTGAAGATTACATTGCTGCAACTGCAATGGATATTATCCTTGAAGCAGCTCAGACAGTAAGCGTTGCAGAATTGGAAGCCAACATTGTTGCCTCGACCATTTCTGAAGGGACTACTGTTCTAGTAACTGATGATCACAATGCGGGTGTAGAATTCCAAGTTCCTGCTCCGGCAACTATTGCTTTGTTCGGTTTAGGTCTTTTGGGTCTAGCTGGCGCAACGCGTAAGCGTCGTAGCTAA
- a CDS encoding serine protease, with product MKTDSKSRALMLCVFTIACILSTQALAKNLVELTKSSVKSTVAIALHSPLKHTTPQIKGTGFVVGNGKHVVTNYHVVDEELDPTIVEHFVVMLPDGKQVRFDKVEILAIDEKHDLALLKVNNPFPSFKLANNTLVDAGTELAIFGYPLGGALGLFPAVHKGIVATITPDYMPSNNARSLTAKSLDRLKNPDLIYQLDVTAYPGNSGSPVVNVETGEVFAVINKVYVRDSKESALTHPSGISYAIPIEHVHALLKREMEK from the coding sequence GTGAAAACAGACTCAAAAAGTAGAGCTTTAATGCTATGCGTATTCACAATAGCTTGTATTTTATCGACTCAAGCGCTAGCAAAAAATCTCGTTGAGCTAACTAAAAGCTCGGTAAAATCTACGGTGGCCATTGCGTTACATAGCCCTTTGAAACACACAACACCTCAAATTAAAGGTACAGGCTTTGTTGTTGGCAATGGTAAACATGTTGTTACAAACTACCACGTTGTTGATGAAGAGCTAGACCCTACTATAGTCGAACATTTCGTTGTGATGTTGCCAGATGGCAAACAAGTACGCTTTGATAAAGTAGAAATACTGGCCATTGATGAGAAGCATGATTTAGCCTTATTAAAGGTTAATAATCCTTTCCCTTCTTTTAAATTAGCCAATAACACCTTAGTTGATGCCGGCACGGAGCTTGCAATCTTTGGTTATCCATTGGGAGGAGCATTAGGATTGTTCCCTGCTGTCCATAAAGGCATAGTGGCAACCATTACGCCTGATTATATGCCTTCAAACAATGCGAGATCGCTTACTGCGAAAAGTCTTGATAGACTTAAGAATCCAGACTTGATTTATCAATTAGATGTGACCGCTTATCCAGGAAATTCAGGTAGCCCAGTTGTTAATGTTGAAACGGGGGAGGTCTTCGCGGTCATCAATAAAGTTTACGTTAGAGACAGTAAAGAAAGTGCGTTAACGCATCCTTCAGGCATTTCTTATGCTATCCCAATTGAGCACGTTCATGCACTGTTAAAGCGTGAAATGGAAAAATAG
- the prsT gene encoding XrtA/PEP-CTERM system TPR-repeat protein PrsT → MTSTKLSICVFSAILLSACGEKSGKEYIDIASQHQSDGNYQAASIALKNAIKQDRNNTEAREMLGVIYLHQGLYSAAEKELSRATSDSSKVGLAESLLWQEKHAEIHELTITGSQEKSEVSDELDVYKAIALFREGNKLKALEKFASLAENANKPETSNLADAYLAGLNNNIEKAISSVNKSLASRPNYLPALQLKSKIEIQQKLWSNAIDTLKSILQLRVADYKIKLQLADTYINNGDYLAAEPLVNQLLKISQEQPYFNQLKGTIEFSKANFQQALVHLDKAIKNGSSNTTSRLLAALTSYNLGQVEQAYQNLSVIIDDVPKSHFAYKLFSVIQLQLGYTRDASKTLGAISDLSTNDTSFIIQASDSLLKSGDSISAKLLLNQVDSNKIENSEALRTLGSLKILADDQSGVADLERSYAIESDSSEALFILASAYLDMNYFEKTLELTSEWLKKKPTDVAVMNLQARTYSYMQKPLMAEEIYRDSLAIDTANPAALLFLIEQNIKRDNIDVALHYLETLVSENPLNTNALVKYFQVHELLGNHERALAPMRKAIDSSNDVLYDLIYVGSLASQGKVEEQVAHLLSISEQGKNEPKYWMLLGDALWEKGNTEESINAYTNWLNKEKSFSAFVKNIRVAEMSGDISRALVLADQATTTFPQQRELDLIHTHLLILNKNYDKAQRVLSSTPANLKSTASGLSLQGRLLLVKKEYNDAEGLFRRSYAIAANADTARFLYTALIKQNSYDEGIKFAENHIKQDPNDTAMRLILANELMNRDQQDSIEHFKFLALNASPASPLVLNNLAWLLVESNKADEALGYIEQALALLPQNPTILATAGNVYVSLKKYDKALQNLKAAYEKAPSSFEIALDYIEALHKSGNKDYAKIVFTKLEPKSVEQQNEASALYDKLEE, encoded by the coding sequence GTGACTTCGACTAAATTAAGCATTTGTGTTTTCAGTGCAATTTTACTTTCAGCCTGCGGCGAAAAAAGCGGTAAAGAATATATTGATATAGCATCCCAACATCAAAGTGATGGCAACTATCAAGCAGCTTCAATTGCACTAAAAAATGCGATAAAACAAGACAGAAATAATACTGAAGCACGAGAAATGTTGGGTGTCATTTACCTACATCAAGGCCTATATTCAGCCGCTGAGAAAGAATTATCTAGAGCGACAAGTGACTCATCGAAAGTGGGACTTGCAGAATCACTTTTATGGCAAGAAAAACATGCAGAAATACACGAATTAACGATTACAGGCTCTCAAGAAAAATCGGAAGTTTCTGATGAACTGGATGTTTACAAAGCTATTGCCTTATTCCGAGAAGGTAACAAACTCAAAGCGTTAGAAAAGTTCGCATCCTTGGCCGAGAACGCCAATAAGCCGGAAACATCAAATTTAGCCGATGCCTATTTAGCTGGTTTAAACAATAATATCGAAAAGGCAATTTCATCTGTAAACAAAAGCTTAGCATCTCGACCGAATTACTTACCCGCCTTGCAATTGAAATCAAAAATAGAAATACAACAAAAGCTTTGGTCTAACGCCATTGATACACTTAAATCAATACTGCAACTCAGAGTAGCCGATTATAAAATTAAGCTTCAGCTAGCTGATACGTATATTAACAATGGTGATTACCTCGCAGCTGAGCCTTTAGTTAATCAGCTACTAAAGATATCTCAAGAACAACCTTATTTTAACCAACTAAAAGGGACAATCGAGTTTTCTAAAGCAAATTTCCAACAAGCGTTAGTGCATTTAGATAAAGCGATAAAAAATGGCAGTTCCAATACAACTTCACGTTTGTTAGCAGCATTAACCAGCTATAATTTAGGGCAAGTAGAGCAAGCCTACCAAAACCTATCCGTTATTATTGACGATGTCCCCAAAAGCCATTTTGCATACAAGCTTTTCAGCGTTATTCAACTTCAGTTAGGATACACCAGAGATGCCTCTAAAACTCTAGGGGCTATATCTGATTTAAGTACCAACGACACAAGCTTTATTATCCAAGCATCAGACAGTCTGTTGAAAAGTGGGGATAGTATTTCGGCTAAATTACTCTTGAACCAAGTCGACTCGAATAAAATAGAAAATAGTGAGGCTTTACGGACGTTAGGCTCATTAAAAATACTGGCCGATGATCAAAGCGGCGTAGCAGATTTAGAGAGAAGCTATGCTATAGAATCCGATTCCAGCGAGGCGCTTTTTATACTTGCCTCAGCTTATTTAGATATGAATTACTTTGAGAAGACCCTTGAACTTACCAGTGAATGGCTAAAGAAAAAGCCTACTGATGTAGCAGTGATGAATTTACAAGCCCGCACTTATAGCTATATGCAAAAGCCATTGATGGCAGAGGAAATTTACAGGGATTCACTAGCGATAGATACAGCTAATCCTGCTGCGCTTCTTTTTCTCATAGAGCAAAACATCAAGCGCGATAATATTGACGTTGCTCTTCACTACCTCGAAACTCTTGTATCAGAAAACCCACTAAATACTAATGCGTTAGTAAAGTACTTCCAGGTCCATGAGTTACTTGGTAATCACGAAAGAGCTCTAGCCCCTATGAGAAAAGCTATCGATTCTTCTAATGATGTCCTCTATGATTTAATATATGTCGGTTCACTTGCTTCTCAAGGTAAAGTGGAAGAACAAGTAGCCCATTTATTATCTATCTCGGAACAAGGTAAAAACGAACCAAAGTATTGGATGCTTTTAGGTGATGCCCTCTGGGAAAAGGGAAATACAGAAGAAAGTATAAATGCCTATACCAATTGGCTAAACAAAGAAAAAAGTTTTAGTGCTTTTGTTAAGAATATTCGAGTTGCAGAAATGTCGGGGGATATCTCTCGAGCGTTAGTCCTTGCTGACCAAGCTACCACTACATTTCCCCAGCAACGTGAGCTAGATTTAATTCATACACACTTACTAATATTGAATAAAAATTACGATAAGGCGCAGCGCGTCCTCAGTTCAACTCCCGCAAACTTAAAATCAACGGCCTCAGGGCTTTCTCTCCAAGGTCGACTCTTACTTGTTAAGAAAGAGTACAACGACGCTGAGGGACTATTTCGTCGTTCATATGCTATAGCCGCCAATGCTGATACGGCTCGCTTTTTGTATACCGCATTAATTAAACAAAATAGCTATGATGAAGGCATTAAATTTGCCGAGAACCATATAAAACAAGATCCTAACGACACTGCTATGAGGTTAATACTTGCTAATGAGCTCATGAATCGAGATCAGCAAGATTCAATCGAACATTTTAAGTTCCTAGCATTGAATGCCTCTCCAGCTAGCCCTCTTGTGCTTAATAATTTGGCATGGCTTCTAGTTGAGAGTAATAAAGCAGATGAAGCGTTAGGTTACATAGAACAAGCATTAGCTCTGCTGCCACAAAACCCTACAATTTTGGCAACCGCAGGAAACGTTTATGTTAGTTTGAAAAAATATGACAAAGCTCTACAAAACTTGAAAGCAGCATATGAAAAAGCTCCATCCTCCTTCGAAATAGCGCTAGACTATATAGAAGCTTTGCATAAGTCTGGTAACAAGGACTATGCCAAAATTGTATTCACAAAATTAGAGCCAAAAAGCGTTGAACAGCAGAATGAAGCTAGCGCTCTATATGACAAACTAGAAGAATAA
- a CDS encoding patatin-like phospholipase family protein, with protein MQVTSSVPVAKVPASIVPILSGGGTRLSAHIGILKALKDLNVEINTLVGVSGGSIIAAMYAKGHNIEEMRELVIATDFKQFTAFSVWRLLREGGLSSGDHFERWIDDKLEGITFADLPIALTILATDVNGGGPVLFGKDNTPDMKVSEAVRYSMSIPLLFSFKPFKEHLLVDGAILSEDALFEDWQHDGTPTVCFRLQSAIQKRKIIKKGVLLLPQYLSMLIRTFMTAISREYINAKYWHNTVVINTGEISAVDFALTAEMKNHLFELGYETTKEFLPKKCAAFQSFKVASTG; from the coding sequence ATGCAGGTAACTTCATCGGTACCCGTTGCTAAGGTACCCGCTTCCATCGTGCCTATTTTGTCGGGCGGGGGCACTCGGCTTAGTGCCCATATAGGCATACTTAAAGCGCTTAAAGATTTAAATGTAGAAATTAACACCCTTGTGGGCGTCTCAGGAGGCTCAATTATTGCGGCGATGTACGCCAAAGGCCATAACATTGAAGAGATGCGAGAGCTAGTCATCGCCACCGACTTCAAACAGTTTACTGCCTTTTCTGTATGGCGATTGTTGCGAGAAGGCGGATTGTCGTCTGGAGATCATTTCGAACGCTGGATTGATGATAAGCTTGAAGGCATTACTTTTGCCGACCTTCCCATCGCACTTACTATTTTAGCGACCGATGTAAACGGTGGTGGCCCGGTATTGTTTGGAAAAGACAATACACCCGACATGAAGGTGTCAGAAGCCGTGCGTTACTCAATGTCTATCCCTCTGCTTTTTTCCTTTAAACCTTTCAAAGAACACTTATTGGTAGACGGCGCAATATTATCAGAAGATGCTTTGTTCGAAGATTGGCAACATGATGGCACGCCCACAGTATGCTTTCGACTTCAAAGTGCTATTCAAAAACGCAAAATAATAAAGAAAGGGGTACTACTGCTACCTCAATATTTATCTATGCTGATACGCACCTTTATGACCGCAATATCTAGAGAATATATTAATGCGAAGTACTGGCATAACACTGTGGTCATTAATACGGGGGAAATTTCAGCGGTAGACTTTGCGTTAACCGCTGAAATGAAGAACCATTTATTTGAACTTGGTTACGAAACCACTAAAGAATTTCTTCCCAAAAAGTGCGCCGCTTTTCAATCTTTCAAAGTGGCTTCTACTGGCTAG
- a CDS encoding PEP-CTERM/exosortase system-associated acyltransferase, which yields MQKRKLLSTIQTIFGKKSRISKALSGYQKLQEVREISSHFSAYLTPLVASNKDLKEQSYGIRHQVYCVEEGFEPERESKLEIDEFDAYSTACMIEHKKTHRFAGTVRLVRPQKEDELLPIEKYCPSSITHPELNPANFKRSEICEVSRLAVPEEFRRRKSDKFDGASTGVINTSTYSETELRCFPFIAIGLYLAAASISINSGIKHTYVMMEPRLARSMRFIGIKFEQIGPVVDYHGKRAAYYITPEMLHKNLPKGFAAMFKHIQASLGHDVENNDISAKNADRIVEFIYRSFSTNFIRQQNQQLK from the coding sequence ATGCAAAAAAGGAAATTACTTTCTACGATCCAAACTATCTTTGGAAAAAAAAGTAGAATATCAAAAGCATTAAGTGGATATCAAAAGTTACAAGAGGTCAGAGAAATCTCTTCGCACTTTTCTGCGTATTTAACACCACTTGTCGCAAGCAATAAGGATTTAAAAGAACAGTCTTACGGCATTAGACATCAAGTCTATTGCGTAGAAGAAGGCTTTGAACCAGAAAGAGAATCAAAACTAGAAATTGACGAGTTTGATGCTTACTCTACAGCTTGCATGATTGAACATAAAAAGACACATCGTTTTGCTGGTACGGTTCGACTCGTTCGCCCGCAAAAAGAAGATGAGTTATTGCCTATTGAAAAATATTGCCCCTCTTCGATAACCCATCCTGAACTTAACCCGGCAAATTTCAAGCGTAGCGAAATTTGTGAAGTATCGAGATTAGCAGTACCTGAAGAATTTCGCCGTCGTAAAAGCGATAAGTTTGATGGTGCATCTACAGGTGTGATCAATACATCGACGTACTCGGAAACTGAACTTCGATGTTTCCCCTTTATTGCTATCGGGCTTTACCTTGCCGCGGCGTCCATCTCAATCAATTCGGGTATTAAGCATACCTATGTAATGATGGAACCACGTCTAGCTCGTTCAATGCGGTTCATCGGCATAAAATTTGAACAAATTGGTCCTGTTGTGGACTACCACGGAAAACGTGCCGCTTATTATATAACGCCCGAGATGCTACATAAGAACCTACCAAAAGGCTTTGCCGCTATGTTTAAGCATATTCAAGCCTCACTTGGGCATGATGTTGAGAATAATGATATTTCCGCTAAAAACGCCGATAGAATTGTCGAGTTTATTTACAGATCTTTTTCGACCAATTTTATTAGGCAACAAAATCAACAACTTAAATAG
- a CDS encoding glycosyltransferase family 2 protein produces MKYIEILFWVVSLAIIYSYVIYPFILILVSALVQCVRDTRYTLMKKERRLDTSDDSSVTIVISAFNEESCIKERIENLLALDYPAEKLNIFVASDGSTDNTNSILTSFDDPRLSTFCFEENRGKINVLNDLMERVTSEITIFSDANTAFEKDAVTQLVMSINQKGVGAVCGELVLIDAHSGDNKDNLYWKYEQVLKFHESRLDALLGANGGIYAIKTEFYIPLPSNTIIDDFCIVMNVARQNQSVVYTPEAKAIEEIAPSMQEEANRRVRIGAGNYQAFARLTWLLNPKYKWRWFSYISHKVIRWFVPHFMILSLSTNFALLWHSHSIYTYLFSAQVAFYCLWLLGSLKLLKNIPIVSGLVSLITFFVSMNISLFRGYIRYLTSNLSATWQRTSR; encoded by the coding sequence ATGAAGTATATTGAAATTTTATTCTGGGTTGTCTCTTTGGCTATTATCTATAGCTATGTTATCTATCCTTTCATATTAATACTGGTCAGCGCGTTGGTTCAATGCGTTAGAGACACCCGTTATACGCTAATGAAAAAAGAACGGCGTTTAGATACATCTGATGACTCTTCAGTCACTATCGTTATATCTGCATTCAACGAAGAATCATGTATTAAAGAACGCATTGAAAACTTACTCGCTTTAGATTATCCGGCAGAAAAGCTCAATATCTTCGTTGCGTCTGACGGAAGTACGGACAACACTAATTCCATATTGACTTCATTTGACGACCCTCGACTAAGTACTTTTTGCTTCGAGGAGAATCGAGGCAAAATTAATGTATTAAATGATTTGATGGAACGTGTTACTTCAGAAATAACTATCTTTTCGGATGCGAATACTGCCTTCGAAAAAGACGCGGTTACCCAACTTGTTATGTCTATCAATCAGAAAGGAGTCGGCGCTGTGTGTGGTGAGCTAGTTCTCATTGATGCACATTCAGGAGATAACAAAGACAACCTTTATTGGAAGTATGAACAAGTACTGAAATTCCATGAATCAAGGTTAGATGCTCTATTGGGAGCGAATGGCGGCATATATGCCATTAAAACTGAATTTTATATACCTCTGCCAAGCAACACGATTATCGATGATTTCTGTATTGTAATGAATGTAGCGCGACAAAATCAATCTGTGGTTTACACGCCAGAAGCAAAAGCAATAGAAGAGATAGCCCCAAGCATGCAAGAAGAAGCCAATCGTCGCGTACGCATTGGCGCAGGCAATTACCAAGCTTTTGCTAGGCTGACATGGTTACTCAACCCTAAATATAAGTGGCGCTGGTTTTCCTATATAAGTCATAAAGTTATTCGTTGGTTTGTACCACACTTCATGATCCTCTCTTTATCTACAAATTTCGCTTTGCTTTGGCATAGCCATTCGATTTACACTTATCTTTTTAGCGCGCAAGTTGCATTCTATTGCCTATGGCTACTTGGAAGCCTTAAGCTTTTAAAAAACATACCTATTGTTAGTGGTTTAGTATCATTAATAACGTTTTTTGTATCCATGAATATATCGCTCTTTCGCGGCTACATTAGATATTTAACAAGCAATTTATCTGCTACTTGGCAAAGGACATCTCGATGA